One region of Zootoca vivipara chromosome 7, rZooViv1.1, whole genome shotgun sequence genomic DNA includes:
- the SNRPE gene encoding small nuclear ribonucleoprotein E: MAYRGQGQKVQKVMVQPINLIFRYLQNRSRIQVWLYEQVNMRIEGCIIGFDEYMNLVLDDAEEIHSKTKSRKQLGRIMLKGDNITLLQSVSS; the protein is encoded by the exons ATGGCGTACCGTGGGCAAGGCCAGAAGGTGCAGAAAGTGATGGTGCAGCCCATC AACCTCATCTTCAGATACCTACAGAAT AGGTCCAGAATTCAGGTGTGGCTGTATGAACAGGTGAACATGAGGATAGAAGGCTGTATTATT GGATTTGATGAATATATGAACTTGGTTCTGGATGATGCTGAGGAGATTCACTCCAAGACAAAATCAAGGAAACAGCTGG GTCGAATCATGTTAAAAGGAGACAATATTACTCTTCTACAGAGTGTTTCTAGCTAG
- the ZC3H11A gene encoding zinc finger CCCH domain-containing protein 11A: MSNQGDDCYFYFYSTCTKGDSCPFRHCEAALGNETVCALWQEQRCFRSVCRFRHMEIDKKRSEIPCFWENQPVGCQKMNCAFHHNKGRFVDGLFLPPSKTVLNMPEPTEEEMKAIQISLQQNKLSVQSNPSPQLRGVMKVESSENVPSPTHPPVVINAADDDEDDDDQLSEEGDESKMPVQQPSAEVSNGLRVISTRKSASSTKQVDHLNFGIKTLDEIKSKKMKEKSKQQGDNPSEVSAQIQTHPGPEKENVRTVVRTVTLSTKPGEQPQIRLTVAERLGKRKNVSEGGLPLKRSLAERLGKKIDSLENADKIPKRVQVPLSLKERLGLPSEQNNMETENAAQPAGEIRVKTLEEIRLEKASQRKGEIHPKPKVEVTFTIDDPNAVAKPSPAIRIKTFSEVLAEKKQRQMEEERIKAEKESLARPKHEGEPQKQSSLVSAVSSRRKLEEPSDKAKDFREVRIKTLEEIKQEKALRMQQSGENTSKTQVQPERTPVGRRQLCITKPTAPGREKKQPELKSSPRTFISDATVKPLNDSMSNSHSKVQVKSLEEIRKEKQRLKQQQERKPQEEQVTVSSAGEETAEGKTPGAKNPVVTTGKSRPHTKRLLVRSQEAVPENVGSEESRLSAQPVERKIKAKPKVNVKPSGVKPVSRAKQALKRKASESHPSVIAAVKPLSLIPSANTKEHPSENTVLASAPALPEVTEAAVPERVQPNSSELHTENQAASTLQAETASATSSHGAVKTRRLSSTGPGKTPTSVDDDFEKLILEISGGKLEAEIDLDTGKDEDELLLELSEMIDS, translated from the exons ATGTCTAACCAAGGAGATGATTGTTACTTTTATTTCTACTCCACATGTACCAAG GGTGACAGTTGCCCCTTCCGTCACTGTGAAGCTGCCCTGGGGAATGAAACGGTCTGTGCGCTCTGGCAAGAGCAGCGATGTTTCAGAAGCGTCTGCCGATTTAGACACATGGAGATTGAT AAAAAACGCAGTGAGATCCCATGCTTTTGGGAGAATCAGCCAGTGGGCTGTCAGAAGATGAACTGTGCATTCCACCACAACAAGGGACGTTTTGTGGATGGGCTTTTCTTACCTCCAAGCAAGA CTGTTCTAAACATGCCTGAACCTACGGAAGAGGAGATGAAGGCTATACAGATTTCATTGCAACAGAATAAACTTTCTGTTCAGTCCAATCCATCTCCTCAGCTGCGTGGGGTAATGAAGGTGGAAAGTTCTGAAAATGTACCAAGCCCCACTCATCCACCAGTTGTTATCAATGCTgcggatgatgatgaagatgatgatg ATCAATTATCGGAAGAAGGTGATGAATCTAAAATGCCTGTTCAACAACCCTCTGCGGAGGTTTCTAATGGATTGCGGGTAATTTCTACTCGGAAATCAGCAAGTAGCACAAAACAAG TTGATCATTTGAATTTTGGAATCAAAACCCTTGATGAGATCAAGtcaaaaaaaatgaaggaaaaatCAAAGCAGCAAGGTG ACAACCCCTCTGAGGTTTCTGCTCAGATTCAGACCCATCCAggcccagaaaaagaaaatgtacgGACTGTGGTCAGAACTGTAACTTTATCTACAAAGCCAG GTGAACAGCCTCAGATTCGATTGACTGTTGCAGAGAGATTGGGAAAACGGAAAAATG TTTCTGAGGGTGGCCTCCCCCTAAAACGTAGCCTTGCTGAAAGACTGGGAAAGAAAATAGATTCCTTGGAGAATGCAGACAAAATACCAAAGAGAG TACAAGTTCCCTTGTCACTTAAAGAGAGACTAGGATTACCATCTGAGCAGAACAATATGGAAACAG AGAATGCTGCCCAACCAGCAGGCGAAATTCGTGTGAAAACACTAGAAGAAATCCGTTTGGAGAAGGCTAGCCaaagaaagggagaaattcaTCCCAAACCCAAGGTTGAAGTAACCTTTACCATTGATGATCCCAATGCAGTAGCAAAACCGTCTCCTGCCATCAGGATCAAAACCTTTTCAGAGGTCCTGGCTGAGAAGAAGCAGAGGCAAATGGAAGAGGAGCGGATAAAAGCTGAAAAAGAGAGCCTTGCCAGACCAAAGCATGAGGGTGAGCCCCAGAAGCAAAGCTCCTTGGTTTCAGCTGTTTCCAGCAGAAGAAAGCTGGAGGAGCCTTCTGACAAAGCTAAGGACTTTAGGGAGGTGCGCATCAAAACTCTAGAGGAAATCAAGCAGGAAAAAGCCCTCCGAATGCAGCAAAGTGGGGAAAACACCTCAAAGACGCAGGTGCAACCTGAGCGAACTCCAGTTGGGAGGAGACAGTTATGCATTACAAAGCCAACAG CTcctggaagagaaaagaaacaacCAGAGCTGAAGTCCTCTCCAAGAACTTTTATATCAGATGCCACCGTGAAG CCTTTGAATGATAGCATGAGCAATTCACATTCTAAAGTCCAAGTGAAGAGCTTGGAGGAGATAAGGAAGGAGAAGCAACGGTTAAAACAGCAGCAAGAGAGGAAGCCCCAGGAGGAGCAAGTGACCGTGTCATCTGCTGGGGAAGAAACTGCAGAAGGGAAGACCCCAGGGGCGAAAAATCCTGTAGTGACAACAGGGAAAAGCCGTCCACATACAAAGAGGTTGTTGGTGAGATCCCAGGAGGCAGTGCCAGAGAACGTGGGGTCAGAGGAGTCGAGACTTTCTGCTCAGCCTGTAGAACGAAAGATTAAAG CCAAACCAAAAGTGAATGTGAAGCCATCTGGGGTGAAGCCTGTGTCTCGAGCAAAGCAGGCACTGAAGCGCAAAGCGTCGGAGAGTCATCCTTCTGTTATTGCTGCAGTGAAGCCTCTGAGTCTCATTCCAAGCGCAAACACAAAGGAGCACCCATCTGAAAACACAGTCCTG gCAAGTGCTCCTGCTCTTCCAGAAGTCACAGAAGCCGCTGTTCCTGAGAGAGTGCAGCCTAACAG CTCCGAACTGCATACGGAGAACCAGGCAGCCTCCACGTTGCAAGCAGAGACAGCAAGCGCAACCTCTTCCCATGGAGCAGTAAAGACACGCAGACTGAGCTCAACAGGACCTGGGAAGACACCCACCTCAGTAGACGACgactttgaaaagctgatttTGGAAATCTCAGGAGGCAAACTGGAAGCAGAGATTGATCTGGACACAGGAAAAGATGAGGACGAGCTCCTGCTTGAACTTTCTGAAATGATTGACAGCTGA